From Terriglobales bacterium, one genomic window encodes:
- a CDS encoding FecR domain-containing protein, protein MNSQNTSNTSKDTLKTLLKNTIDSIRADQPNPELVRESEARLWAQPSSSATAGAIHGCADVRALLEDYKNKKLAVPRALLVEAHLHECVSCSRYFEHAAAPLAWEPAKPSAATNPLSWKMYAVAAMIVVAVGAAALFMQSDRFFAPPGPRATVESIDGGLYRVSANGEQAVRPGDQFAEDETLRTPNGGHAFVRLSDGSHVEMNERAEFSVSQGRKNTTVHLERGDILIQAAHRTSGHLYVLSKDCRVAVTGTIFAVSSGIRDSRVMVIEGAVKVSYSGEEQTLRPGDGLSTASGAEAVSVKKEIAWSRNLDQYLQLLAQFASLEKKLAKIPMPGLRYSSRLLRFVPQDTMLYASSPNYGDALKQADQLLHDQLQSSDALNKWWEQVNAGRHPSLEEMIQKFQTLSQYLGDEAVFSVVQQGERCQPLILAEVQRAGLREYLESEAANANNNPGGRTVLQVLDASELDGVVANGPETKLFAVVLPQYVLVSPDPGLLKSTIARIESSSESGFAETPYGQLLTNLYSNGIGLLFTADIASLHQHRAMYQKGPRNQEDLSLSGFGDLKYLIAESKDVNSTSENHAVLIFNGPRHGIASWLAAPAPIGALEFVSPQASAVASFVVKKPEAMFDDLLSFGQASNPQAQSELAELESKLKFSLRDDFASTLGGEATLALDGPVLPTPSWKFIIEVNDSGRLQNTLHTLVEDHNDEASQHNYPKLAYDETQFEGRTYYHVHALSADSFADFYYTFADGYMIAGPSRAILVQAIATRNSSDSLARSSQFLALLPQNSQANVSALYYQNLAPLLDSVAGLTPSQLQSLRELAADSKPSMAVAYGEESQIEFVTNGKFPGLDPDTLALTRLLDLAKGTK, encoded by the coding sequence ATGAACAGCCAAAATACTTCCAATACTTCCAAAGACACTTTGAAGACATTACTAAAAAATACGATTGACTCCATTCGTGCAGACCAGCCGAATCCTGAGCTTGTGCGCGAAAGCGAGGCCCGTCTGTGGGCACAGCCCAGCAGCTCGGCCACTGCCGGAGCCATTCACGGATGCGCCGACGTGCGCGCCCTGCTCGAGGACTACAAGAACAAGAAGCTGGCGGTTCCGCGCGCGTTGCTGGTCGAAGCTCACTTGCACGAATGTGTGAGCTGCAGCCGTTACTTCGAGCACGCTGCTGCTCCGCTTGCATGGGAGCCGGCCAAGCCCTCGGCTGCAACTAATCCTCTATCCTGGAAGATGTATGCCGTCGCCGCCATGATTGTTGTTGCGGTTGGTGCTGCTGCGCTTTTCATGCAAAGCGACCGGTTCTTCGCTCCGCCCGGACCGCGGGCCACTGTCGAGTCTATTGACGGAGGGCTGTATCGCGTTTCAGCCAATGGCGAGCAGGCAGTTCGTCCCGGTGATCAATTTGCCGAGGATGAAACCCTCCGCACTCCTAATGGCGGTCACGCTTTTGTCCGCCTGAGTGATGGTTCCCACGTGGAGATGAACGAGCGCGCAGAATTCTCCGTCAGCCAGGGCCGCAAAAACACTACCGTCCATCTTGAACGCGGTGACATCCTGATTCAAGCCGCGCACCGGACCAGCGGACATCTTTATGTTCTATCCAAAGATTGCCGCGTTGCCGTGACTGGAACCATCTTCGCGGTCAGCAGCGGGATTAGAGACTCGCGGGTAATGGTAATCGAGGGCGCCGTCAAGGTCTCATACTCCGGCGAGGAACAGACGCTCCGCCCGGGAGATGGGCTTTCGACAGCAAGTGGCGCTGAAGCCGTCTCGGTGAAGAAAGAGATCGCCTGGAGCCGAAATCTCGACCAGTATCTTCAATTACTGGCCCAGTTCGCTTCCTTGGAAAAGAAACTGGCGAAGATTCCCATGCCGGGTTTGCGTTACAGCAGCCGCCTGCTTCGCTTCGTACCGCAAGACACCATGCTTTATGCCAGCTCTCCCAACTATGGTGATGCCCTCAAGCAGGCCGATCAGCTTCTGCATGACCAGTTGCAGAGCAGCGATGCTTTGAATAAATGGTGGGAGCAGGTCAATGCTGGCCGGCATCCCTCGCTGGAGGAGATGATTCAAAAATTCCAGACGCTCAGCCAATATCTTGGAGACGAGGCCGTATTCAGCGTCGTGCAGCAAGGCGAACGCTGCCAACCGCTGATCCTGGCGGAAGTGCAGCGTGCAGGGTTGCGGGAGTATCTGGAAAGCGAGGCTGCCAATGCCAACAACAACCCCGGTGGGCGAACTGTTCTTCAAGTGCTCGATGCCTCAGAACTCGATGGTGTCGTTGCCAACGGTCCTGAAACTAAATTGTTTGCGGTGGTGCTGCCGCAATATGTCCTGGTTTCACCTGATCCGGGGCTGCTCAAAAGCACGATCGCAAGGATTGAATCCAGTTCCGAAAGCGGTTTTGCCGAAACTCCTTACGGCCAGTTGCTCACCAACCTGTATTCCAATGGCATAGGCCTGCTCTTCACGGCAGACATCGCAAGTCTGCACCAGCACCGCGCCATGTATCAAAAGGGTCCCAGAAATCAGGAAGACCTTTCCCTCTCCGGCTTCGGCGATCTCAAATATCTGATTGCCGAGTCCAAAGATGTAAACAGCACGAGCGAAAACCACGCCGTTTTGATCTTCAACGGTCCGCGCCATGGCATTGCTTCCTGGTTGGCGGCGCCCGCCCCCATCGGTGCTCTGGAATTTGTCTCACCCCAGGCAAGTGCGGTGGCCTCTTTTGTAGTCAAGAAGCCCGAAGCCATGTTTGACGATCTGCTTTCCTTTGGCCAGGCCAGCAATCCGCAAGCTCAGTCTGAACTTGCGGAGTTGGAGTCAAAGCTGAAATTCAGCTTGCGCGATGATTTTGCCAGCACCTTGGGTGGAGAGGCCACGCTTGCCCTCGATGGGCCCGTGCTTCCCACGCCCTCCTGGAAGTTCATTATTGAAGTGAATGACTCTGGAAGATTGCAGAACACCCTGCACACCTTGGTAGAGGACCACAATGACGAAGCCTCTCAGCATAACTATCCCAAACTGGCCTATGACGAAACCCAGTTCGAAGGACGCACCTACTATCATGTGCACGCGCTCTCGGCCGATTCGTTCGCAGACTTCTACTATACCTTTGCCGATGGGTACATGATCGCGGGGCCGTCGCGTGCCATCCTGGTGCAAGCCATCGCCACCCGGAACAGCAGCGATAGTCTGGCGCGCTCTTCGCAGTTCCTGGCCCTCCTCCCCCAGAATTCTCAGGCTAACGTCTCGGCGCTGTACTACCAGAACCTGGCGCCGCTCCTGGATTCGGTTGCGGGCCTCACCCCCAGCCAGCTTCAGTCTCTGCGCGAGCTGGCAGCCGACTCCAAGCCCAGCATGGCGGTGGCCTATGGCGAGGAGTCGCAGATTGAATTTGTGACCAACGGTAAATTCCCCGGGCTTGATCCTGATACTCTGGCGTTGACCCGCTTGCTGGATCTGGCCAAGGGAACCAAGTAA
- a CDS encoding sigma-70 family RNA polymerase sigma factor encodes MKTFAVMVQTKELRPWSSEIEEVFRTHYTNAFRAAYRITGSHSDAEDVLQTLFLRLLRRGPAGELVSNLGGYVYRAAINASLDVLRSRRDGRCIPLQEEDLPAGGKISPDRMLESKETQVWLRGALAGMNPRWAEIFILRYFDELDNREIARMLHISHATVAVTLYRVRRLLEREFKARMRGNR; translated from the coding sequence ATGAAAACATTCGCAGTCATGGTTCAAACCAAGGAACTTCGCCCGTGGTCCAGTGAGATCGAAGAGGTCTTCCGCACTCACTACACCAATGCCTTCCGGGCGGCCTACCGCATCACCGGCAGTCACAGCGATGCCGAAGACGTTCTCCAGACGCTCTTTCTCCGGTTATTGCGGCGAGGTCCCGCGGGCGAATTGGTCTCCAACCTGGGAGGCTATGTTTATCGCGCGGCTATCAATGCGTCGCTCGATGTGTTGCGTTCCAGGCGAGACGGGCGGTGCATTCCTCTGCAGGAAGAAGATTTGCCTGCTGGGGGAAAGATTTCTCCCGACCGCATGCTCGAGTCCAAAGAAACTCAGGTCTGGCTGCGCGGCGCTCTTGCCGGCATGAACCCGCGCTGGGCTGAGATTTTCATCCTGCGTTACTTCGATGAGCTCGATAACCGTGAGATCGCGCGTATGCTCCACATTTCGCACGCCACCGTCGCCGTGACCCTCTATCGGGTGCGGCGTCTGTTAGAGCGCGAGTTCAAGGCGCGCATGAGAGGGAACCGATGA
- a CDS encoding cytochrome c, whose amino-acid sequence MKRFILGLIFGVLIIPVGAYFYFSTGSAPVATSAPPLPFEKRLAHMALDARIKKEAPATPALPVNDANLLAGVPIYLQHCAVCHGLPEQQPTAIAKGMFPKPPQLFHGKGVTDDPATETYWKAANGIRLTGMPGFKGSLSDNELWQVSLLLATADKLPAAVQSALSGSGATAKEATPAAKSGHKK is encoded by the coding sequence ATGAAAAGGTTCATCCTCGGTCTCATTTTTGGCGTATTGATAATTCCGGTAGGAGCTTACTTTTATTTTTCGACGGGCAGCGCGCCGGTGGCCACTTCGGCCCCGCCCCTGCCTTTTGAAAAACGGCTGGCACACATGGCGCTTGATGCTCGCATCAAAAAAGAAGCACCCGCTACGCCGGCCCTGCCTGTGAATGATGCCAACCTGCTTGCCGGTGTACCGATTTATCTGCAGCACTGTGCAGTATGCCATGGGCTTCCGGAACAACAGCCCACAGCCATAGCCAAAGGTATGTTCCCCAAACCTCCGCAGTTGTTTCATGGCAAGGGCGTCACCGATGATCCTGCGACGGAAACTTACTGGAAGGCAGCCAATGGCATTCGGCTGACAGGCATGCCAGGGTTTAAAGGGTCTCTGTCTGACAACGAGCTCTGGCAGGTAAGTCTACTGCTGGCCACTGCAGATAAGCTGCCAGCCGCAGTTCAGTCGGCCCTGAGTGGGAGCGGTGCGACGGCAAAAGAAGCAACGCCAGCAGCGAAGAGTGGGCATAAGAAATAG
- a CDS encoding PLP-dependent aminotransferase family protein, producing MRRVSSAAVAAALAPNPKSSESLYRQLYDKLRSGILEGRFTRGQQMPSTRILAEDMGVSRNTVLNAFEQLIAEGYLEGATGSGTYVARALPEEMLRVTTTPACAIASGKRRRWSRQGMRLTRYGSSRFRQAITPRPFQSGVPAFDVFPFDLWTRLLNRRWRKRPSELLGYGDSGGYTPLRQAIASYLAVARAVRCEPEQVIVVSGAQQAMDLAARLLLEPGDSVWVEEPGYLGAYATLNAAGAKLIPVAVDEDGLDVRQGIARGPRARMVYVTPSHQFPLGMTMSLTRRLELLSWAQKSGAWILEDDYDSEYRYASRPLAAMQGLDHRGRVIYFGTFSKVLFPALRLGYLVVPPDLVEGFLVAKAITDRQSPTIEQAVLAEFISEGHFSRHIRRMRALYLERVETLVESVEKELKGFLDIRRPEAGMHTIGWLQKGSDDRKLVRQAAAVGVTALPLSAFYLGAGRKPGLILGYAGYSEKAIREGVRKLVQALLH from the coding sequence ATGAGACGAGTCTCTTCTGCCGCTGTGGCTGCTGCTCTTGCGCCGAACCCTAAGTCATCGGAATCGCTTTATCGCCAGCTTTATGACAAGTTGCGCAGCGGCATTCTTGAAGGACGCTTCACTCGCGGCCAGCAAATGCCCTCTACGCGCATTCTGGCAGAAGACATGGGCGTCTCCCGCAATACCGTTCTCAACGCATTCGAGCAACTGATCGCCGAAGGATACCTGGAAGGAGCTACAGGTTCTGGAACCTATGTGGCGCGTGCTTTGCCGGAAGAGATGCTGCGCGTCACAACCACACCCGCCTGCGCGATTGCATCGGGTAAAAGGCGCCGCTGGTCTCGCCAGGGAATGCGTCTGACAAGGTATGGATCAAGCAGGTTCCGTCAAGCAATAACGCCGAGGCCGTTTCAATCCGGAGTTCCTGCGTTTGATGTTTTCCCTTTTGATCTCTGGACGCGGCTTCTGAATCGGCGATGGCGCAAACGGCCTAGCGAACTGCTTGGTTACGGAGACTCCGGTGGATATACGCCCTTGCGCCAAGCCATCGCTTCTTATCTTGCCGTGGCGCGTGCAGTGCGCTGTGAGCCCGAGCAGGTAATTGTGGTTTCCGGAGCGCAACAGGCCATGGACCTGGCTGCTCGTCTGCTGCTCGAACCCGGCGACTCGGTGTGGGTGGAGGAGCCCGGATATTTAGGTGCCTATGCCACCTTGAATGCCGCTGGAGCCAAACTGATACCAGTTGCAGTGGATGAAGACGGGCTCGATGTCCGCCAGGGGATTGCACGTGGGCCTCGGGCGCGCATGGTCTACGTTACGCCCTCGCACCAGTTTCCTTTAGGCATGACCATGTCACTGACGCGGCGGCTGGAGCTGCTCAGTTGGGCGCAAAAATCAGGCGCATGGATTCTGGAAGATGACTATGACAGCGAGTATCGCTACGCCAGCCGTCCTCTGGCTGCGATGCAAGGACTTGACCATCGCGGGCGCGTCATCTACTTCGGTACGTTTAGCAAGGTGCTGTTTCCTGCTCTGCGTCTCGGATATCTGGTTGTCCCACCCGATCTGGTGGAAGGCTTTCTGGTGGCCAAAGCGATTACCGACCGGCAATCGCCCACCATTGAGCAGGCGGTGCTGGCCGAGTTCATCAGCGAGGGCCATTTCAGCCGTCATATCAGAAGAATGCGTGCGCTTTATCTGGAGCGAGTGGAAACGCTGGTGGAGTCAGTCGAAAAAGAACTAAAGGGATTTTTGGATATACGTCGCCCGGAAGCAGGTATGCACACGATTGGCTGGTTACAAAAGGGAAGTGATGACCGCAAGCTTGTGCGCCAGGCTGCTGCTGTCGGAGTCACCGCCCTGCCGCTCAGCGCTTTTTATCTTGGTGCCGGACGGAAACCCGGTCTCATATTGGGCTATGCGGGATACAGTGAGAAAGCCATCCGCGAAGGTGTTCGCAAACTCGTCCAAGCTCTGCTTCACTAG
- a CDS encoding carboxymuconolactone decarboxylase family protein has translation MTEQRKAMSATNQPAPADEGQATTQSQEKPKQIMTIEQELIRKLFPKLLYNWTQGEMNMKSRLDATKASPSAYKAMLGLEHYLAQSSIERPLRELVKMRVSQINGCAYCLDMHSKDARAGGETEQRLYLLNAWREAPFYSDRERAALAWAEALTLVHETHVPDEVYEETRKHFSEAELMDLTLLVTTINSWNRIAIAFRSVPGTYKPAQQAVAV, from the coding sequence ATGACCGAACAGCGGAAAGCGATGTCAGCGACCAACCAGCCTGCGCCTGCGGATGAAGGGCAGGCAACCACGCAGTCGCAGGAAAAACCTAAGCAAATCATGACTATCGAACAGGAGCTTATCCGCAAGCTGTTTCCTAAACTTCTTTATAACTGGACCCAAGGAGAAATGAATATGAAGTCAAGACTGGATGCGACCAAAGCCTCCCCCAGCGCTTACAAGGCCATGCTGGGACTGGAACACTATCTTGCTCAAAGCAGCATTGAGAGACCGCTGCGCGAGTTGGTGAAGATGCGGGTTTCACAGATCAACGGATGCGCCTATTGTCTGGACATGCACAGCAAAGATGCGCGCGCCGGTGGCGAGACGGAGCAACGTCTGTATCTGCTGAATGCCTGGCGCGAGGCCCCCTTCTACTCCGACCGTGAGCGGGCTGCTTTGGCGTGGGCCGAAGCTTTGACGCTGGTCCATGAAACACACGTTCCGGATGAAGTATATGAAGAGACCCGCAAACATTTCAGCGAGGCGGAATTGATGGACCTGACACTGTTAGTCACCACTATCAATAGCTGGAACCGGATTGCGATTGCGTTTCGCTCCGTTCCTGGAACCTATAAACCAGCACAGCAAGCAGTTGCTGTTTAA